Part of the Thermocladium sp. ECH_B genome, ATGTCCTAAGAGTAGTCGCTGAGCGTTCTAGCCATTATGTATGCGTCCTCGCCGTCTTGGTAATAGCCCCTCAGGGTGGATACTATCTTGTATCCCAGCTTCGTGTAGAGACCTATGGCGGGAGCATTGGATACCCTTACCTCTAGATAGACCTCGGACGCATTGTAGAACCTCTTCATTGCTCGCATTGATCTAATCATTAAATTATATGCCACGCCGAGGCGTCGAGCCTCCGGCAACACCCCTATTGAGACTATGTGGCCCTTCCTGGCGACTCCACCCCTCCTTAGATTGGACCAACCGAACTCGACCCTAGTCATGACGTAGCCCACTATTTTCCCGCCCAGCTCGGCAACTATGAATGACTTGGGGAAATTCATGTGATGCTCCACGAAGAAGAAGTCAGGATAATTCTCGGGCAGCACTGCCCTATTTATGTAGGTGACTGACTGTAGATCCCTTAGGTTGAACTCCCTTATTTTGTACGTTGTTTTTCCATCCTTAGCTACTAACTCCTCTTCCCCCTCTAGTTTTTCTGTGACTTCTCCCATGGCTTGAACCGCCTTTCCCTCTTTTTAAAGAACTCTCCATAGTTGCCAGAATGGAGTACATGGCCACGGTTAACATGGCAAATACGAGAAGCGTAGCTATATTCCTAATCATTAAGCTAAAGAGGCCCCAGTAAGGAATCGCCAAGCAAACCATGCCCTCAACCTCATTGAATGGGGTTAACCAGGGATCGCGAACCGGATTTGCGTCCCCCTTGGTCTCGACGAAGCCATTGCCCACATAAATCACCCTGTGAACTATGTACTCCCCATCATGAAAATAAACAACTATATTATTAAGAAGGGACCCCACGTGGACAGGGCACAATATGACTAGGGTGCCGACCTCCATTGTGGGCTCCATGCTGAAGCTGCCCACGGCCGCCCAGGGAGTAATGAATCCACCGCTATTCGCCACGAGAACAGTGGCGGCGCCCAGCGCAATCACAATGAATATTAGGGCCAACTTCATGCATACACCCGCTAAATGACCTCATTAATAAGCGTTCCACGCCCATTAAGCCACGAGGATTAACCGGTTCCTGGGAAAGTTTAAAACCAAGCATGGCGACGCCCTATCCATGGATATA contains:
- a CDS encoding ribosomal-protein-alanine acetyltransferase, producing MGEVTEKLEGEEELVAKDGKTTYKIREFNLRDLQSVTYINRAVLPENYPDFFFVEHHMNFPKSFIVAELGGKIVGYVMTRVEFGWSNLRRGGVARKGHIVSIGVLPEARRLGVAYNLMIRSMRAMKRFYNASEVYLEVRVSNAPAIGLYTKLGYKIVSTLRGYYQDGEDAYIMARTLSDYS